The sequence GCTCCCCGCTTTGCCCCCCAAGGAGGAGGCTGACGATGAGGCTGTAGCCGTACTGCTGGGTCATCTGCCTCGTCGAGTGCCGGGCCACGACATGGTTCATTTCGTGGGCCATGACTGCGGCGAGCTCGGTTTCGCTGGATGCGGCCTTGATGAGTCCGGTGTTCACGTAGGTGTGCCCCCCCGGGATGGCGAAGGCGTTGACGCTCTCGTCCTGCACCACCTGAAAGGTGAAGGGGAAGTCCTGCTTGCGCACCCCAGTCAGGAGCCTTTTGCCGACACCATCGATGTAAGCTTGCACCTCCGGGTCTCTTATGACCTTGTGCTGCTTTTCCACTTCCACGGCAAACTTGTCCCCGAGTTGCTGCTCTTCCGAGACGGAGATGAGGTTGAAGCCCCCTACCGATGACTTGTTGACGGCGCAGCCGGAAATGATGGAAAGGCTGACCAGGACGGGCAACAAAAGCCTCTTCAAGTATTTCATCAACACACCTCTCTTTCTTTTTATGACAACACTGACAATTCAGCAGCTGCACTTACTGTTCCGGTGAATCCCGCCACTCAACAGCACCGTACGTTCTGTCACTCACGAAGCTATACACAAGACTTATAGTCCCTTCAGAGCGCGATTTGCTGCTTATATTAGCATAGTTCGTCTGGCGTATCGACTCGGAATATTGTATGCCGAGGGCATGGTTTCCATAAACTCTCAAAGTGAAAAGCGCGTGCCCCCTGAAAACAGACTCCGAGCCGTCATGATCAGGCCCTAAGCTGCTGACGTAATACCCTCTTCCTGTCACGTCCAGCATCGCCCTCTCCCCAAAGAGTCCCCTCAGGCCGATATACATTTGCGGCGTCGCTCCAAAGTGATAACCGCGTTCCTCGACCACGTCGGTCTCCAGTCCCGTGGCTCCGAAACCAACGCCGCCCAATATCGAGCCCTGCAGGGCTACCTCGCGCCCCAACCACAACTGCCCCGTCGTTCCCAGGGAGAGTGCGGTACTCGAGACACGGAAGAGGTACGGGGAGATGTAGTCATAACTCCCGTAAAGTCCCCAGATGCCCCGGTAATTGTCTCCCAGTCCGTACCGTTTTCCTTTCAGGAGGCCGTGCACGGTCAGGGTATCGACCAGGTTGTTGGATGTGGGCCTGGCGGAGACTTCAAAGTTGAAGTAATCAAAGGGACGGTGATAGGTGTAGCCGGGTTTGCCAGGAAGCCCGTAGCTCATGGAAAACTCGAGGATGCCTATTCCCTCGCGGGAGCGCTCTGCGACCTTGGCACTGATGTTATTCGAGTGCGTGTCGACACTAGCCCCGGCCCTGAACATCCAAAGCGTCGCCGGTTTGTGATTCGGGAAGATTACATCAAAGCGCTTGCCGAAAGCCGCCCGGTTAAAGGCTGTCGGCGGAGAAATCGCGGCCGCGGCCAATTCGTAGCCGAAAGGCGGACTGCTCCCACCCTCCTCAAGCACGAGTTCGGCCATGCGAAAAAGGGCCTCGCCCAGAAGGCTACCCGCATTTCCGGTGGTGATGAGGTCGTTTACGGACGGCCTGGAATTCTCGCCAGCCATTTCCCAGAGAAAGCTTCCGGCGTTGCTGTAGACAAGTGATTGCCAGAAATTCAGACCGGACGAACGGGCAAGCCCGTACATGGTCGCACCTTCGTAAGGGTGGCCGAACTGGTTGACCTGGAAGGTGTCCTGATCGAAGGTCCAGTCCTGGTGCGTCAGCTGGCGCCAGAACGAAGAAGGATTGGTTGAGTAAGTTTTCCTTCCCTCTTCCGTTCTATCGTTGTTGAGAAAGGTTCTGTCGAAGGCGTTGAGGGCGATTATGAAGCCAGGTATCTCGAGTGCTGGGATAAGATAGCTTTTTCCTTCGCCGGTCTCCCAGGAAAGAACCGGTCTCAAATCTACGGCATCGGTTTGGTGACGATCGACATCGGCTTTTGCTACTTGGAAAAGTGGATGAAGACGCTCTGCCGTTCTCCACGTAAAAAAGGACGTGGCGGCGCCGCTGTCTGCCGTCAGCGAGACGTCGGATGTACGGGGGACTTGAGCTGCACGACCGGGCAACATCGCTTCGTCAGCGTGAGCTATCCCTGTAGTAAAAAGCGACACTGCCAAAAACACCACGGCGATTGACGAAGATGCCGGAAAATCGTAAAAACTCTTCATTCCGCCCCCTGTCATCTGGAAGATCAAGGAACCAGCCACTGCAGGATAGACAGCATGAAGCGACAGCCTGCGATGATGTTTCGGCATAAAATGTCGGTAAAATTAACATATGACAATCTACACAGGTAGTCTGCTTTGTCAAGAAAGCTCTCCCCCCGGCTGAGACACAAAAAAGCCCCGCAGGTACAACCGGCGGGGCTTAGAGAACAAAACGGGTAGAAGAGCTACAACTTGCGGAAAGTCTCCATCTCGCGGTGCACGGCTCCTATCAGGCCGTTGATCGCCTCGATCTCTTCCAGCATCTTCTTCGCCTCTTCGGCAGTTCCTTGGATCAGACGATCGACTTCAGTGACGTCTTTTCTGAGCACATCGCCGATGGCGATCTGTTCCATGCAGGTCTCTTTCAGTCGTTTGACCTTGTCGTTGTCCTCCTGGACACTCTTCATGTACATCCTGTTGCCGCGCACCTGCTCGTCGGTGGAACGGGTGATTTTCTCTGAGAGGCTACGCATCCGCTCGAGGCTGCGAACGATGAGTTGGGCCCCGGCCTCTTCCTCCTGAATGGCACGGCTGAACTGTTTGACTCGTGAGAGGTTTTTTTCCGCTTCATCGGTGATGAGCCGGCTCCCCGACGCCTGCTCGTTGGTTGCTGCAGCGATCTGCTGAACCATACGTGAGGCCTCCGCGGCACTGTCCTCGATCCTGTGCAGTGCCTCGTCGGCTTTTTCCGAAACCCTTACCCCTTCGGCTACTTTGTCCTTGCCAAGTCTGGCGGCCGTCTCGGCCGCAGCGGTTTCCTTCTGGATGTTGCCGACCAGTTCCTCGATCTCATCAGTCGAGGCGGAGGTCCGTTTGGCGAGGGCGCGCACTTCCTCGGCAACCACAGCGAAAGCCTTGCCCCGTTCGCCGGCCTGAGCGGCAATGATCGAGGCATTGAGAGAGAGCAGGTTCGTCTGAGATACGACCTCCTTGATTACGTCAAGGAACTCCCCGACACGCAGTGAGTGTTGGGATAGCCGATTGATCGCCTCCACTGAGTGGTCGCTATACTCTTCGATTTCAGTCATGGCGGCTATGGTGGCTGTCATAGCGTCCATACCGTCCGCCGCCTGCACCCGCACCTTGTCGGAACAATCAGATGTCCTCTTGGCCTTGTCGCGGATGTCGACGATCGAGTTGCCTATGGCGAGAATGGAGTTGTAGGTCTGTTCGGTGGAGTTGCTCAGCGCCTCAATGTTGGTCGACGTACCTTTTATGCTGGCGGCCATTTCCTCGATGGAAGCGGAAGTCTCCATCACTGAAGCGGAGTATTCCTGGATGCTCAGGGCGATGGCATCGGTCGCAGCGCTCATTTCAGCTGAGATTGAGGCGCGCTCGTCGGTACGCGAGGCAATGTCTTCGATCTCATGGAGAAGGTCGCGGAAAAAGGCGTTCATGTCGTCGATGGCCCCAAGGGTCTCCTTCTCCCTTGCCGCCTGTTTTTCGTTGTCCTCGACCGTCTTGGTGAAATCTGCGGTGAGCCGGTCATGCCGTCCGGAGATGTCGGCAGCGAGTCTCGTGACGTTTTCGACCATGACTAGGACGCGGTTCATCAGAGCGTCGTTGCACTCGATAAGCCGGTGCAGTTCGTCACCGTTCCCGGTAGCCTCACCGACGGAAACCTCTCCGGTAATTTTGACCAGGTTTTTGAGTTGTTGCTCGACGTAAAGCCGCAAGGCTTCTTTGATGATGTGATAACAGAAGGTGCCGACGATGAATCCAGCGGCCAGGCAACCGAAGGCGTACAGGGGGGAGAATGCCTTGGTGCCGAAAAAAATCCAGGAGTAGAAAGGAAAGACGGCCCCCATAAGGAGACCAAAGCAAACCATGAATATGTAGGTGCTGCGTAGTGAGGAAAGATATTTGCGGAAAAACATAAATGCCCCAATTGCATATAAATATGCCAATTAGTACATTAAAAATGTTGAAGTGTCAATCTAATAGGTAGATCTCCCCAGGCGACAACCCTGCAGGATTTACGAATGCATAAACGCGAAAAGCCCCACCGGTAATCCGGT is a genomic window of Geomonas ferrireducens containing:
- a CDS encoding DUF3943 domain-containing protein; translated protein: MKSFYDFPASSSIAVVFLAVSLFTTGIAHADEAMLPGRAAQVPRTSDVSLTADSGAATSFFTWRTAERLHPLFQVAKADVDRHQTDAVDLRPVLSWETGEGKSYLIPALEIPGFIIALNAFDRTFLNNDRTEEGRKTYSTNPSSFWRQLTHQDWTFDQDTFQVNQFGHPYEGATMYGLARSSGLNFWQSLVYSNAGSFLWEMAGENSRPSVNDLITTGNAGSLLGEALFRMAELVLEEGGSSPPFGYELAAAAISPPTAFNRAAFGKRFDVIFPNHKPATLWMFRAGASVDTHSNNISAKVAERSREGIGILEFSMSYGLPGKPGYTYHRPFDYFNFEVSARPTSNNLVDTLTVHGLLKGKRYGLGDNYRGIWGLYGSYDYISPYLFRVSSTALSLGTTGQLWLGREVALQGSILGGVGFGATGLETDVVEERGYHFGATPQMYIGLRGLFGERAMLDVTGRGYYVSSLGPDHDGSESVFRGHALFTLRVYGNHALGIQYSESIRQTNYANISSKSRSEGTISLVYSFVSDRTYGAVEWRDSPEQ
- a CDS encoding M48 family metallopeptidase produces the protein MKYLKRLLLPVLVSLSIISGCAVNKSSVGGFNLISVSEEQQLGDKFAVEVEKQHKVIRDPEVQAYIDGVGKRLLTGVRKQDFPFTFQVVQDESVNAFAIPGGHTYVNTGLIKAASSETELAAVMAHEMNHVVARHSTRQMTQQYGYSLIVSLLLGGQSGELSKLAADLFGKAGGMYYSREMESQADYLGVETMYKAGYNPEGMVSFFKKLDAAEERQPSTIARYFSSHPETIDRIKDIQKEIAQLPLKSWPPESNSQFNRIKAKVQKL
- a CDS encoding methyl-accepting chemotaxis protein, with protein sequence MFFRKYLSSLRSTYIFMVCFGLLMGAVFPFYSWIFFGTKAFSPLYAFGCLAAGFIVGTFCYHIIKEALRLYVEQQLKNLVKITGEVSVGEATGNGDELHRLIECNDALMNRVLVMVENVTRLAADISGRHDRLTADFTKTVEDNEKQAAREKETLGAIDDMNAFFRDLLHEIEDIASRTDERASISAEMSAATDAIALSIQEYSASVMETSASIEEMAASIKGTSTNIEALSNSTEQTYNSILAIGNSIVDIRDKAKRTSDCSDKVRVQAADGMDAMTATIAAMTEIEEYSDHSVEAINRLSQHSLRVGEFLDVIKEVVSQTNLLSLNASIIAAQAGERGKAFAVVAEEVRALAKRTSASTDEIEELVGNIQKETAAAETAARLGKDKVAEGVRVSEKADEALHRIEDSAAEASRMVQQIAAATNEQASGSRLITDEAEKNLSRVKQFSRAIQEEEAGAQLIVRSLERMRSLSEKITRSTDEQVRGNRMYMKSVQEDNDKVKRLKETCMEQIAIGDVLRKDVTEVDRLIQGTAEEAKKMLEEIEAINGLIGAVHREMETFRKL